From a single Phacochoerus africanus isolate WHEZ1 chromosome 11, ROS_Pafr_v1, whole genome shotgun sequence genomic region:
- the LOC125111915 gene encoding olfactory receptor 10A3, with product MKRHNQSSVVDFILLGFSNFPELQGQLFGVFLVVYLVTLMGNAVIIVIISLERSLHVPMYLFLLNLSVVDVSFSAVVTPEMLVVLSTEKTVITFAGCFAQMYFILLFGGTECFLLGAMAYDRFAAICHPLSYPVLMNQRVFMKLVVFSWVSGIMVATVPTSWVFNFPFCGPNEINHLSCETPAMLELACADTFLFEVYAFTGTVLIVMVPFLLILLSYLRILLAVLKMPPTTGRQKAFSTCGSHLTSVTLFYGTASMTYLQPKSGYSPDTKKLMSLAYSLLTPLLNPLIYSLRSSELKRALMGLWRRKVDLHTF from the coding sequence atgaaaagacacaatCAGAGCTCTGTGGTTGACTTCATCCTCTTGGGCTTTTCTAACTTTCCCGAACTCCAAGGGCAGCTCTTTGGGGTGTTCTTGGTGGTTTACCTGGTGACTCTGATGGGCAATGCCGTCATTATCGTCATCATCTCCCTGGAACGGAGCCTCCACGTCCCCATGTACCTGTTTCTCCTGAACTTGTCTGTGGTGGATGTGAGTTTCAGTGCCGTCGTTACGCCTGAAATGCTGGTGGTCCTCTCCACTGAGAAAACGGTGATTACCTTCGCTGGCTGTTTTGCACAGatgtatttcattcttctttttggtGGCACTGAATGTTTTCTCCTGGGGGCAATGGCTTACGATCGATTTGCTGCAATCTGCCATCCTCTGAGCTACCCAGTGCTCATGAACCAAAGGGTTTTCATGAAGTTAGTGGTGTTTTCATGGGTCTCAGGGATCATGGTGGCTACTGTGCCAACCTCGTGggtttttaattttcccttttgtgGCCCCAATGAAATTAATCACCTTTCTTGTGAAACCCCAGCTATGCTGGAGCTTGCGTGTGCAGACACATTTTTGTTTGAAGTCTATGCGTTCACCGGCACTGTTTTGATTGTTATGGTTCCATTTTTGTTGATACTCCTGTCTTACCTTCGAATCCTCCTTGCCGTCCTGAAGATGCCACCCACCACAGGGAGGCAGAAGGCCTtttccacctgtggctcccatcTCACGTCTGTTACCCTCTTCTATGGTACAGCCAGTATGACTTACTTACAGCCCAAATCTGGCTACTCCCCAGACACCAAGAAGCTCATGTCCTTGGCTTACTCACTTCTCACGCCTCTGCTGAACCCCCTGATCTACAGCTTGAGGAGCAGTGAGCTGAAGAGAGCTTTGATGGGGTTGTGGCGAAGAAAAGTGGACTTACACACCTTCTGA
- the LOC125111658 gene encoding olfactory receptor 10A6 codes for MQRQNQSSVVDFILLGFSNFPELQGQLFGIFLVIYLVTLVGNAVIIVIISLERSLHVPMYLFLLNLSVVDLSISAVITPEMLLVLSTEKTSISFGRCFAQMYFLLLFGGTECFLLGAMAYDRFAAICHPLSYPMLMNRRVFMKLVICSWALGFMLGTVQTSWVFSFPFCGPNEINHISCETPAVLELACADTFLFEIYAFTGTVLIIMVPFLLILLSYLRILLAVLKMPPTTGRQKAFSTCGSHLTSVTLFYGTASMTYLQPKSGYSPDTKKLMSLAYSLLTPLLNPLIYSLRSSELKRALMRLWRGKVDLYTF; via the coding sequence ATGCAAAGGCAAAACCAAAGCTCTGTGGTTGACTTCATCCTCTTGGGCTTTTCTAACTTTCCCGAACTCCAAGGGCAGCTCTTTGGGATTTTCTTGGTTATTTATCTGGTGACCTTGGTAGGAAATGCCGTCATTATCGTCATCATCTCCCTGGAACGGAGCCTCCACGTCCCCATGTACCTGTTCCTCCTGAACTTGTCTGTGGTGGACTTGAGTATCAGTGCCGTCATCACGCCTGAAATGCTGCTGGTCCTCTCCACCGAGAAAACATCGATTTCATTTGGGAGATGTTTCGCACAGatgtatttccttcttctttttggtGGCACTGAATGTTTTCTCCTGGGAGCAATGGCTTATGACCGATTTGCTGCAATCTGCCATCCTCTGAGCTACCCAATGCTCATGAACAGAAGGGTTTTCATGAAGTTAGTTATATGCTCATGGGCCTTGGGTTTCATGTTAGGAACTGTGCAAACATCATGGGTTTTTAGTTTTCCCTTTTGTGGCCCCAATGAAATCAATCACATCTCTTGTGAAACCCCAGCCGTGCTGGAGCTTGCATGTGCAGACacatttttgtttgaaatatacGCATTCACTGGCACTGTTTTGATTATCATGGTTCCTTTCTTGCTGATACTCCTGTCTTACCTTCGAATCCTCCTTGCCGTCCTGAAGATGCCACCCACCACAGGGAGGCAGAAGGCCTtttccacctgtggctcccatcTGACGTCTGTTACCCTCTTCTATGGCACAGCCAGTATGACGTACTTACAGCCCAAATCTGGCTACTCCCCAGACACCAAGAAGCTCATGTCCTTGGCTTACTCACTTCTCACACCTCTGCTGAACCCCCTGATCTACAGCTTGAGGAGCAGTGAGCTGAAGAGAGCTTTGATGAGGTTGTGGCGAGGAAAAGTGGACTTATACACCTTCTGA